The Candidatus Kapaibacterium sp. genome has a segment encoding these proteins:
- the nadC gene encoding carboxylating nicotinate-nucleotide diphosphorylase: MAQGMPPRAEELLRDASVLRLVQIALQEDIGAGDITTECLFAGQAPIGHGRIVVKQVGVICGLPIAALAFREVHPEAILQPLVPEGASVEPGVVVAEVVGPVPAILTAERTALNFLQRMSGVATLTRRFVEAVEGTGATITDTRKTIPGWRRLDKYATAIGGAQNHRMGLYDAVLIKDNHIAAMGSIRAAVERCRRELADMNVRIEVEAHSLAQVREVLECEGVHRVMFDNFTPEEVRQAVELVAGRMETEASGSIQLATVRQYAETGVQFISVGQLTHSAPALDISLELLVPRLL, from the coding sequence ATGGCGCAGGGCATGCCACCACGGGCAGAGGAGCTTCTCCGCGATGCTAGTGTCCTCCGCCTGGTACAGATTGCGTTGCAGGAGGATATCGGTGCTGGCGATATCACGACAGAGTGCCTCTTTGCCGGTCAAGCACCGATTGGTCATGGCCGCATTGTGGTAAAGCAGGTCGGTGTCATTTGCGGCTTGCCAATAGCGGCATTGGCCTTTCGCGAGGTGCATCCCGAAGCCATTCTCCAGCCCCTTGTGCCAGAGGGGGCATCGGTAGAGCCGGGGGTGGTAGTTGCTGAAGTCGTTGGGCCTGTGCCGGCGATTTTAACAGCGGAGCGGACAGCGCTGAACTTCCTCCAGCGGATGAGCGGGGTTGCAACCCTCACTCGGCGCTTCGTGGAAGCGGTTGAGGGTACGGGGGCGACAATTACGGACACGCGCAAGACCATCCCCGGCTGGCGTCGGCTGGATAAGTACGCCACAGCTATCGGGGGAGCGCAGAATCACCGCATGGGGCTCTATGACGCGGTGCTCATCAAGGACAACCACATCGCTGCCATGGGTAGCATTCGGGCGGCCGTGGAGCGCTGCCGCCGGGAACTCGCGGACATGAATGTCCGGATTGAGGTCGAGGCCCACTCTCTGGCGCAGGTTCGAGAGGTACTCGAATGCGAAGGGGTCCATCGGGTGATGTTCGACAACTTTACACCAGAGGAGGTTCGGCAAGCGGTGGAGCTCGTCGCAGGGCGCATGGAGACGGAGGCCTCGGGCAGCATTCAACTAGCTACCGTGCGCCAGTATGCCGAGACGGGCGTCCAGTTCATCTCCGTTGGGCAGCTAACCCACTCCGCACCAGCCTTGGACATTTCACTAGAGCTACTCGTGCCGCGCCTGCTCTAA